In Paraburkholderia youngii, the genomic stretch ATCCGCTCGCATTGAGCGTTGCGGCATCCCCGGCACAGGGGTTGCGCCTGAGCGGCGCGACGCCTGTGCCGCACCTCGCGGCCGGCAGCCTATGCGCGCCCCCGAGCGTCGATGCGGCAATCTCTCCGCATCCGCATTCGCAGCATGAAACGCCCGTCAGCGGCTGAAGACCTCCACCATGCGCACCCCCATTTCGCGGCGCCGCCGTCCTGACATCGCGAGCGGCAAGCCAGTCTGGCTGTTCGATCTCGATAACACGCTGCATCGCGCGTCGCATGCCATTTTTCCCGCGATCAATCGCGGCATGACCCAGTACATCATCGACGCGCTGCAAGTCGACATCGACGAAGCCAACCGTCTGCGCACCGGCTACACGCTGCGCTACGGCGCGGCACTGCTCGGGCTCACGCGCCACCATCCGCTCGACGCGCACGACTTCCTGAAGGTCGTGCACACGTTCCCCGACCTCGGCTCGATGATCCGCCACGAGCGCGGCGTCGCGCGGCTGGTCGCGGCACTGCCGGGCCGCAAGATCGTGCTGACCAATGCGCCCGAATGCTACGCGCGCGCGGTGCTCGCCGAGTTGCGCATCGAGCGGCTGTTCGAGCGCGTGATCGCGATCGAGCACATGCGCGATCGCCGCCAATGGCGCGCGAAGCCCGATCACGCAATGCTGCGCCGCGCGATGCGCGACGCGCACGTGTCGCTGAAAGACGCGATCCTCGTCGAGGACACGCGCTCGCACCTGAAGAACTATCGGCGGCTCGGCATCCGCACCGTGTGGATCACCGGGCACCTGCCGCGCAAGCCGCACGCGGACGGCGTACCGATGCGACTGCCGGGCACCGGCCGGCCGCATTATGTCGACCGCAGCATTCGTTCGCTAAAATCGCTACGACTGGGCACGCGCGCGGTTCGATGGAAGGGACGCAAGCCGGGACAGTAGGGACGAAAGCCGCCAACGACATCAGGCGGGGGACGACAGCCATGCAGCCGATCGACAAGCCTGACGAAGCCTCAGCGGCATCCTCCGCCGCGACACGCGCAACGCGTCCGAAGCCGGGCGAGCGTCGCGTGCACATCCTGCAGACGCTCGCCAGCATGCTAGAGGCGCCGAAAAGCGAAAAGGTCACCACGGCCGCGCTCGCCGCCCGGCTCGGTGTGTCGGAAGCCGCGCTGTATCGTCATTTCGCCAGCAAGGCGCAGATGTTCGAAGGGCTGATTGAGTTCATCGAGCAGACGCTGTTCGGCCTCATCAACCAGATCACCGGTCACGAAAGCAACGGCGTGCTGCAGGCGCGCTCGATCGCGCTGATGCTGCTCAACTTCCCCGCGAAAAATCCCGGCATGACGCGGGTGCTGACCTGCGAGGCGCTGGTCGGCGAGCACGAACGGCTGACCGAGCGCGTGAACCAGATGCTCGAGCGGGTCGAGGCATCGCTGAAGCAGTGCTTGCGGCTCGCGCAGACCGAAGCGCTTGCCCGTGCTGATAACCACGCCACGGACACCGCCGACCCGCAGACCGCGCCGCAATCCACCGCACTGCCCGCCGGCTACGATCCCGCGATTCGCGCGAGCCTGCTGGTGAGCTACGTGATCGGCCGCTGGCATCGCTATGTGCGCAGCGGTTTCGCGCGGCCGCCCGCCGAACACGCGGACGAGCAACTGCTGCTGATTCTTCAGTAGTCCGCGAGGACTCGCTCCCTTCGCGCGGCACCGTCCGCGCCGCTGCCGCGTGGAATTTTCCGCTATACTTTGCGCCTGACGCCGCCGCGGTCCCACGATGCATAACAGACCGCGCCCAGGCATCCCGAACACGTTGCACCCGGTTTCACCCCCTTTCACGCGCCGATTTGCTGACTCGATTGCGGGCGCGCGAACCTTGGGCTTCAGGCCCGCGGTTCACTATAAATGCGGCTAAAGAGGTCGTCAGCTGCGCACACCGCCCTTCTCCTCGTGCTTCGCCGACGCCGTTTAGCCGCCCTGTTGACTCAATGGCGGAATGAATGGACTCCATCGGCATCGTCGCTCCCCAAAAAATGCATTTCACCGAGCCGCTGCGATTGCGCAACGGCAGCTCGCTCGCGGGCTACGACCTGATGGTCGAGACCTACGGCACGCTCAATGCCGCGCGCAGCAATGCGGTGCTCGTGTGTCACGCGCTGAACGCATCGCATCACGTGGCGGGCGTGTACGCCGACAATCCGAAGGACATCGGCTGGTGGGACAACATGGTCGGCCCGGGCAAGCCGCTCGATACCGACAAATTTTTCGTGATCGGCGTGAACAACCTCGGCTCGTGCTTCGGCTCGACCGGGCCGATGAGCATCGACCCGGCCACCAGTAAGCCGTATGGCGCGACGTTTCCGGTCGTCACCGTCGAAGACTGGGTCAACGCCCAGGCGCGCGTCGCCGACGCGTTCGGCATCACGCGCTTCGCCGCCGTGATGGGCGGCAGCCTCGGCGGCATGCAGGCGCTCGCGTGGAGCATGATGTATCCGGAGCGAATCGCGCATTGCATCGTGATCGCATCGACGCCGAAGCTGTCCGCGCAGAACATCGCGTTCAACGAGGTC encodes the following:
- a CDS encoding HAD-IA family hydrolase — its product is MRTPISRRRRPDIASGKPVWLFDLDNTLHRASHAIFPAINRGMTQYIIDALQVDIDEANRLRTGYTLRYGAALLGLTRHHPLDAHDFLKVVHTFPDLGSMIRHERGVARLVAALPGRKIVLTNAPECYARAVLAELRIERLFERVIAIEHMRDRRQWRAKPDHAMLRRAMRDAHVSLKDAILVEDTRSHLKNYRRLGIRTVWITGHLPRKPHADGVPMRLPGTGRPHYVDRSIRSLKSLRLGTRAVRWKGRKPGQ
- the slmA gene encoding nucleoid occlusion factor SlmA, with protein sequence MQPIDKPDEASAASSAATRATRPKPGERRVHILQTLASMLEAPKSEKVTTAALAARLGVSEAALYRHFASKAQMFEGLIEFIEQTLFGLINQITGHESNGVLQARSIALMLLNFPAKNPGMTRVLTCEALVGEHERLTERVNQMLERVEASLKQCLRLAQTEALARADNHATDTADPQTAPQSTALPAGYDPAIRASLLVSYVIGRWHRYVRSGFARPPAEHADEQLLLILQ